A region of Photobacterium sanguinicancri DNA encodes the following proteins:
- a CDS encoding MotA/TolQ/ExbB proton channel family protein produces the protein MNTITSFQEQFGLMAWPLFLCSAITLMILLERFIQVLLCTGVGHSKINTILAKQDHNNQPQLDQLVTDLKQKRPLLYKGVAMLIAHRHFDKTLREDAASIWLQQKRKQLRSGLRLLALIGVISPLLGLLGTVLGLIDMFKGIAASTGSVTPNDLADGLGLAMRTTAAGLIIALPAITGSQLLGVWADSITSKLEHSLNHCNLWIEGINFHTSDDSAVTESSAATQTAAVMNGSKVQP, from the coding sequence ATGAACACCATCACAAGCTTTCAAGAACAATTTGGCCTAATGGCTTGGCCTCTCTTCTTATGTTCAGCAATCACTTTAATGATTTTGCTGGAGCGTTTCATTCAAGTCTTACTCTGTACGGGAGTTGGCCATTCTAAAATCAATACGATCTTGGCTAAACAAGATCATAATAACCAACCACAGCTTGATCAACTCGTAACCGATCTAAAGCAAAAAAGGCCTCTGCTCTATAAAGGCGTAGCAATGTTAATTGCCCATCGTCATTTCGACAAAACATTGCGAGAAGATGCAGCCAGTATTTGGTTACAGCAAAAACGTAAACAACTGCGATCTGGGCTGCGCTTACTGGCACTGATTGGGGTTATCAGCCCATTACTTGGCTTATTGGGCACAGTGCTTGGTCTGATTGATATGTTTAAGGGCATTGCAGCATCAACGGGGTCAGTCACTCCAAACGATCTTGCCGACGGGCTCGGCCTTGCCATGCGCACCACAGCCGCAGGCTTGATTATTGCCCTACCCGCTATTACTGGATCACAACTTCTAGGCGTTTGGGCTGACAGCATTACCTCTAAATTAGAGCACTCACTCAATCATTGTAACCTGTGGATTGAAGGCATTAACTTCCATACCTCAGATGATTCAGCAGTAACTGAAAGCTCTGCAGCAACCCAAACCGCAGCAGTAATGAATGGATCTAAGGTGCAACCATGA
- a CDS encoding ExbD/TolR family protein: MIRASNTSWDSDELKPDLTPLLDIIFIVMVFLLLTASVKLQSLDVELPQTSTEVLQETHADPITINLLAKDPYWALQGKEANNWQSFSINLLKEVKANPKKPVVIGADKGASVEHMLKLLALLQQHEIKATQLLMEEEAS, translated from the coding sequence ATGATCCGCGCATCAAACACCTCATGGGACAGTGACGAACTCAAACCTGATCTTACGCCTTTACTCGATATCATCTTCATTGTAATGGTGTTTTTATTACTGACAGCCAGTGTGAAACTTCAATCCCTTGATGTGGAATTGCCGCAAACAAGTACCGAAGTGTTACAAGAAACCCATGCTGATCCCATTACGATCAACTTATTGGCAAAAGATCCCTACTGGGCTCTACAAGGTAAAGAAGCGAATAACTGGCAAAGCTTTAGCATCAACTTATTAAAAGAAGTAAAAGCTAACCCTAAAAAGCCCGTTGTTATTGGTGCAGATAAAGGCGCATCAGTCGAACACATGCTCAAGCTTTTGGCACTACTTCAACAACATGAAATCAAAGCAACACAATTACTAATGGAAGAGGAAGCATCATGA
- a CDS encoding heme/hemin ABC transporter substrate-binding protein: MKRLVLATTLLLTATSSLANERIISAGSAITELLNAIGAEQNIVAVDATSRSLVNKNIPTLGYHRALSAESLIALTPTRLLGSEEMGPKTTLDLVKQAGVEVNILNSGETVNDLLNRIDSIGEITGKQNKANELKEKVKQQVANIQNNNKRASTVSKKPVKVLFLSIHEGRPATVGGRNTTADTVINLAGGINPAAQKVESYKPISAESMLEMQPDIIMLSSRTYNSIGQADGLFKELPLLAATPAGINKAVVVIDGTALIGGLGLKSLSEAERLNRVFYP; this comes from the coding sequence ATGAAACGCTTAGTCTTAGCTACAACTCTGCTTTTAACCGCCACATCAAGCTTGGCTAATGAGCGTATCATCAGTGCAGGTTCAGCCATTACTGAACTTTTAAATGCTATCGGTGCAGAGCAAAACATTGTCGCAGTCGATGCCACCAGCAGAAGCTTAGTGAATAAAAATATCCCGACGCTGGGTTACCATCGCGCATTATCTGCAGAGAGCCTGATCGCGTTAACCCCTACTCGCTTATTAGGTTCGGAAGAAATGGGGCCAAAAACTACCCTCGACCTAGTGAAACAGGCTGGTGTTGAGGTGAATATTCTCAATTCAGGCGAAACAGTGAATGATCTTCTAAATCGTATAGATAGCATTGGCGAAATCACAGGTAAGCAAAACAAAGCAAACGAGCTAAAAGAAAAGGTAAAGCAGCAAGTTGCTAATATTCAAAACAATAACAAACGTGCTTCTACCGTAAGTAAAAAGCCTGTAAAAGTCTTATTCCTATCGATTCATGAAGGTCGCCCTGCAACTGTAGGTGGACGCAATACAACAGCAGATACCGTTATTAATCTTGCGGGTGGTATTAACCCAGCAGCGCAAAAAGTGGAGTCTTATAAGCCGATTTCCGCGGAATCTATGCTTGAAATGCAACCCGATATCATCATGCTAAGTAGCCGTACTTACAACTCAATCGGCCAAGCTGACGGTCTATTCAAAGAACTTCCACTCCTTGCTGCCACCCCAGCAGGCATTAATAAAGCCGTTGTTGTTATTGATGGCACGGCACTTATTGGTGGCCTTGGACTTAAAAGCCTCAGTGAAGCAGAACGCTTAAACCGCGTTTTCTACCCTTAA
- a CDS encoding FecCD family ABC transporter permease: MQIQRLPLKIVFPVGLSLLFLAVATSVIVGPMAITLSQSLKAFTPWQSELPAHIQIVIQQIRLPRTLLCIAIGAILALCGAVMQGLFRNPLADPGIIGVSGGASLGAALAIVLFGSLASSFPILLTLGTVPIMAFLGGAVSTWLVYTLGTDKNGTSVTIMLLAGVAIGALSGAALGLMNYFADDQALRDLSLWTMGSLAGATWPGIALAFSTFGILMWVFDRKANALNAFLLGEAEAKHMGVNVQALKRSLILLCAAGVGVCVSLTGVIGFIGLIIPHLGRMLTGPNHKSLLPLSALLGALILLIADMIARVIAAPAELPVGIITAILGAPFFILLLIKQKGRLS; the protein is encoded by the coding sequence ATGCAAATCCAAAGACTTCCATTAAAAATCGTTTTCCCCGTTGGGTTGAGCTTGCTCTTCCTTGCGGTGGCTACATCCGTGATTGTTGGCCCTATGGCTATAACTCTCAGTCAAAGCTTAAAAGCCTTTACGCCTTGGCAAAGTGAATTACCCGCACACATCCAGATAGTGATCCAACAAATAAGGCTGCCAAGAACACTATTATGTATTGCGATTGGTGCCATTCTCGCTTTATGTGGTGCTGTTATGCAGGGGCTATTTCGAAATCCGTTGGCCGATCCTGGCATCATTGGGGTTTCAGGTGGTGCGAGTTTAGGTGCTGCACTGGCTATTGTTCTTTTTGGTTCTTTAGCATCATCTTTCCCGATCCTATTAACATTAGGTACTGTGCCTATCATGGCGTTTCTTGGTGGCGCAGTAAGTACTTGGTTGGTATATACACTGGGGACAGATAAAAACGGAACATCCGTTACTATCATGCTACTCGCTGGGGTGGCTATCGGAGCACTTTCTGGCGCAGCTTTAGGCTTAATGAATTACTTTGCCGATGACCAAGCTCTACGTGATTTATCACTGTGGACAATGGGATCACTCGCGGGTGCTACATGGCCAGGTATCGCACTCGCCTTCTCAACATTCGGTATTCTTATGTGGGTGTTTGATCGCAAGGCCAACGCTCTAAATGCCTTTCTACTTGGCGAAGCTGAAGCAAAACACATGGGTGTGAATGTCCAAGCATTAAAACGCAGCCTAATTTTGTTGTGTGCTGCTGGTGTGGGAGTGTGCGTATCGCTAACAGGCGTGATTGGCTTTATTGGTCTTATTATTCCACATTTAGGCCGTATGCTTACCGGGCCTAACCATAAAAGCTTACTGCCATTATCAGCCTTGCTTGGCGCATTAATTTTGCTGATTGCAGATATGATCGCCCGTGTTATTGCGGCTCCCGCTGAATTGCCCGTAGGGATCATTACCGCCATCTTAGGTGCCCCCTTCTTTATTCTGTTACTTATTAAACAAAAAGGTCGCTTATCATGA
- a CDS encoding heme ABC transporter ATP-binding protein, producing the protein MMVDAHISDQWQSTHHDSVAIAAKGLNLSLGGKILLDDFNLEIRHGEVTALLGPNGAGKSTLLKVLCGELDAGGDIRIHNKNQAKWPAKALARYLAVLPQHSSLSFAFTAQEVVELGALPLDLPRADATATAAEMMEKTDVTTLADRLYPSLSGGEKQRVHFARILTQLSEANENAILMLDEPTSALDLAHQHKTLQLAQNMAKAGAAVIVVLHDLNLAAQYANRLIIVNNGKIQADGDAWHALEPSNIERVYGWPVTMTEHPVHKHPVIL; encoded by the coding sequence ATGATGGTTGATGCTCATATATCTGATCAATGGCAGTCGACCCACCATGATAGCGTTGCGATCGCAGCTAAAGGGTTAAACCTCAGCCTTGGTGGTAAAATCTTACTTGATGATTTTAATCTCGAGATTAGGCATGGTGAGGTGACCGCATTACTTGGACCTAACGGCGCAGGCAAAAGTACACTACTCAAAGTACTGTGTGGCGAGTTGGATGCAGGAGGTGATATCCGCATTCATAATAAGAACCAAGCTAAGTGGCCAGCTAAAGCGTTAGCCCGATATTTAGCCGTTTTACCTCAACACAGTAGTTTAAGCTTTGCATTTACCGCACAAGAAGTAGTCGAACTCGGTGCTTTACCACTCGATCTTCCCCGCGCGGATGCAACGGCGACAGCAGCTGAAATGATGGAAAAGACCGATGTCACAACACTCGCCGACAGGTTATATCCCTCTTTATCTGGCGGAGAAAAGCAAAGAGTTCATTTTGCGCGAATTCTGACACAACTGAGTGAAGCAAATGAAAATGCGATTCTAATGCTTGATGAACCCACATCGGCTCTTGATTTGGCTCATCAGCATAAGACGTTACAATTAGCGCAGAACATGGCTAAAGCTGGCGCTGCCGTTATCGTTGTATTGCATGATCTAAACCTAGCGGCACAATATGCCAATCGCTTGATTATTGTGAATAATGGCAAAATACAAGCAGATGGCGATGCGTGGCACGCACTCGAACCGAGTAACATTGAACGAGTCTACGGTTGGCCAGTCACTATGACAGAGCATCCGGTGCACAAACACCCCGTGATTTTGTAG
- the purR gene encoding HTH-type transcriptional repressor PurR: protein MATIKDVARMAGVSTTTVSHVINKTRFVAEATQKKVLAAVDELNYAPSAVARSLKCNTTRTIGMLVTKSTNPFFAEVVHGVEEYCYKEGYTLILCNTEGNLSKQRDYLRMLAEKRVDGLMVMCSDLDQRLLDLLERQSDLPMVVMDWGPESPHTDKIQDNAAVGGYVAIKHFIENGHTKIGCLSGHNEKSTCRERLKGFQKAMGEADLDINEDWIIEGDFECETAVQAAEQFIAMKERPTAIFCFNDIMAMAMISTFVQHGIRVPEDISIIGYDNIELAPFFSPPLTTIHQPKRRLGKTAIEILMERVKDKKHETRVFEMSPALVVRKSVHKLN from the coding sequence ATGGCAACGATTAAAGATGTTGCACGTATGGCTGGTGTTTCAACGACAACAGTCTCTCACGTGATAAACAAAACACGCTTCGTAGCAGAAGCAACACAGAAGAAAGTGTTGGCTGCCGTCGATGAACTGAACTATGCGCCAAGTGCTGTTGCTCGCAGCCTGAAATGTAATACTACTCGCACTATCGGTATGTTAGTAACGAAATCGACTAACCCGTTCTTTGCTGAAGTTGTACATGGCGTAGAAGAATACTGTTACAAAGAAGGCTATACCTTAATTCTATGTAACACCGAAGGTAACCTCTCTAAGCAACGTGATTACTTGCGCATGCTGGCTGAAAAGCGTGTAGATGGCTTGATGGTTATGTGTTCAGATCTCGACCAGCGTTTATTAGATCTATTAGAACGCCAAAGTGATCTACCTATGGTTGTGATGGACTGGGGCCCAGAAAGCCCACACACAGATAAAATCCAAGATAACGCAGCAGTCGGTGGTTATGTCGCGATCAAGCACTTTATCGAAAATGGCCACACTAAGATTGGCTGTCTATCTGGCCACAATGAAAAATCAACCTGTCGTGAACGCTTGAAAGGCTTCCAAAAAGCGATGGGTGAAGCTGATCTAGATATTAATGAAGATTGGATCATTGAAGGTGACTTCGAGTGTGAGACTGCCGTACAAGCAGCTGAACAGTTTATTGCAATGAAAGAGCGCCCTACTGCTATCTTCTGTTTTAACGACATTATGGCAATGGCGATGATCAGTACTTTCGTTCAACATGGAATTCGAGTGCCTGAAGATATCTCAATCATTGGTTACGATAATATCGAGCTAGCACCTTTCTTCTCGCCACCTTTGACAACAATCCACCAGCCTAAACGCCGCTTAGGTAAAACAGCGATTGAAATCTTGATGGAACGCGTAAAAGATAAAAAACATGAGACCCGTGTTTTTGAAATGTCACCGGCACTCGTTGTCCGTAAGTCAGTTCATAAGCTCAATTAA
- a CDS encoding TfoX/Sxy family DNA transformation protein, with protein sequence MDKPILKDTLKLFDCFDSVKSRSMFGGFGIFSGETMFALVVKNKLHLRANAKNIEQFKKADLTPYVYEKRGFPVVTKHFAIPDTWWNTPEMIIEHARGSLDGANNDKETKSKVGPSRIKDLPNLRLANERMLKKVGIDTVDKLVEVGAIDAYKALLDTHDNNLNIELLWALEGAISGRHWSVISETRRGELLGLLP encoded by the coding sequence ATGGATAAACCAATACTTAAAGACACCCTAAAATTATTCGACTGCTTTGACAGTGTTAAATCACGGTCCATGTTTGGCGGTTTTGGCATTTTTTCAGGTGAAACGATGTTTGCACTTGTCGTAAAAAATAAGTTACACCTTCGTGCCAATGCTAAAAATATTGAGCAGTTTAAAAAAGCTGACTTAACCCCTTATGTTTATGAAAAACGCGGTTTTCCCGTTGTGACTAAGCATTTTGCAATACCTGATACCTGGTGGAATACTCCAGAGATGATCATTGAACACGCACGCGGTTCTTTAGACGGTGCAAATAACGACAAAGAAACAAAAAGTAAAGTTGGGCCTTCACGTATCAAAGATTTACCCAATTTACGGTTAGCGAATGAACGTATGCTGAAAAAAGTAGGTATTGATACTGTCGACAAGCTTGTAGAAGTTGGCGCTATTGATGCTTATAAAGCACTACTCGATACACATGATAATAATCTCAACATCGAGTTGCTTTGGGCTTTAGAAGGCGCGATCAGCGGCAGACATTGGTCGGTGATCAGTGAAACAAGACGCGGAGAGTTGTTAGGTTTATTACCTTAA
- a CDS encoding carboxymuconolactone decarboxylase family protein gives MRLAKKNKYSIFVRPLLWLQKRNFGAELNPSLLWGRRPPLFWLVAGFFGYLDRRHSPLSPVTRSLVCVRVSQLNDCEFCVDANGMRLAERCDSVEKIKALSQWQQNITLFTDEEIAVLHYVEAMTITGQKVTETMLADLQQWFDEDSLVELTALIAFQNLSAKFNTALDVPAQGFCSIPITSALNDNNSADKQDASSATQPPPSSKS, from the coding sequence GTGCGCCTCGCGAAAAAAAACAAATACTCCATCTTTGTCCGCCCATTACTTTGGCTACAGAAGCGTAATTTCGGCGCAGAACTGAACCCTTCTTTGCTGTGGGGACGCCGTCCACCACTCTTTTGGTTAGTCGCAGGATTTTTTGGCTACCTTGATCGCCGCCACTCTCCACTTTCACCTGTTACGCGCTCTCTTGTTTGTGTCCGTGTTTCACAGCTTAATGATTGTGAGTTTTGCGTCGATGCCAATGGAATGCGCCTAGCAGAGCGTTGTGATTCTGTTGAAAAGATCAAAGCCCTCTCCCAGTGGCAACAAAACATCACCTTATTCACCGATGAAGAAATAGCGGTGCTGCATTATGTTGAAGCCATGACTATTACAGGGCAAAAAGTAACAGAAACGATGCTAGCTGATCTGCAACAGTGGTTTGATGAAGATAGCCTCGTTGAACTTACTGCACTGATCGCTTTTCAAAATCTATCAGCTAAGTTTAATACCGCGCTAGATGTGCCTGCGCAAGGCTTTTGCTCCATCCCTATCACATCTGCACTGAACGATAACAACTCGGCCGATAAACAGGACGCGTCATCGGCTACACAACCTCCACCATCAAGTAAATCGTAG
- the lpdA gene encoding dihydrolipoyl dehydrogenase translates to MDKKKLLLITIIATLIGSWFLFDLGQYFTLEQAKAQQVALQDTIAARPFFASIVYFSIYIVVTALSLPGAAIMTLLGAALFGFWWSLILISFASTIGATLAFLFSRYILRDWVQAKFGHRLAPINAGIKKDGPFYLFTLRLIPVFPFFLVNLLMGLTPLSTKRFYLVSQIGMLAGTAVYINAGTQLGEIDSLSGIISAPVLISLALLGVFPLVAKFVMGIIEQRRVYADWTPPEKFDQNMVVIGAGAGGLVSAYIAAAVKAKVTLIERHKMGGDCLNTGCVPSKAVIRAAHAMSEITRAKEFGITTGDVKVDFKQVMTRVHTVIDKIEPHDSVERYSSLGVNCVSGEARILSPWEVEVNGERITTRNIVIATGARPLVPNIPGLQDVNYLTSDTIWQLKEQPKKLLVLGGGPIGCELAQSFQRLGSQVTLVEMVDQLLIREDADAAELVHSKLQSDGVEVKLNHKALRFESIEQDDGSRIQRAYLEHQGQTVTTDFDYVMLALGRVANVQGFGLEELGITTSERGTVEVNDYLQTKYRNIFAVGDVAGPFQLTHAAAHQAWFAAVNGLFGQFKKFKADYSVLPAATYTSPEVARVGINEKEAKAQGIQYQVITYGIDDLDRAITDGEDYGFVKVITPKGKDTILGATIVGSNAGEMLAEFTLAMRHNLGLNKILGTVHPYPTMSEATKYAAGQWKQANAPKMLLNWVEKYHEWMRQGKKQPVANQAAEPLKENKDM, encoded by the coding sequence ATGGATAAAAAGAAACTACTGCTCATTACCATAATTGCCACGCTTATTGGAAGTTGGTTCCTGTTTGATTTAGGCCAGTACTTCACATTAGAGCAAGCGAAGGCGCAGCAAGTCGCATTGCAAGATACGATAGCAGCACGTCCCTTCTTCGCGAGTATCGTGTACTTTTCGATTTATATTGTTGTAACGGCACTCTCTTTACCGGGCGCGGCAATCATGACTCTACTGGGTGCGGCATTATTTGGTTTTTGGTGGAGCCTGATTTTAATCTCGTTTGCGAGCACCATTGGTGCGACACTCGCTTTCCTATTTAGCCGTTATATTCTTCGCGACTGGGTACAAGCTAAATTCGGGCATCGTCTTGCGCCTATCAATGCAGGCATTAAAAAAGACGGTCCTTTTTATCTATTCACACTGCGATTAATCCCAGTGTTCCCGTTCTTTCTGGTGAACCTACTAATGGGGTTAACACCGCTATCAACCAAACGCTTTTACTTAGTCAGCCAAATAGGGATGCTGGCAGGTACGGCTGTTTATATCAACGCGGGTACCCAACTTGGCGAAATAGATTCACTCAGTGGCATTATTTCAGCCCCTGTGCTTATTTCTCTCGCGCTATTAGGGGTTTTTCCACTGGTCGCGAAATTTGTTATGGGCATTATCGAGCAGCGCCGCGTATATGCTGACTGGACACCGCCTGAAAAATTCGACCAAAACATGGTCGTGATTGGAGCGGGTGCGGGTGGCTTAGTCAGTGCCTATATTGCTGCAGCAGTAAAAGCAAAAGTAACGTTAATTGAACGTCATAAAATGGGTGGCGATTGCTTAAATACAGGCTGTGTACCCTCAAAGGCTGTTATTCGTGCGGCACATGCAATGTCTGAAATTACCCGAGCAAAAGAATTCGGCATTACTACGGGCGATGTGAAAGTCGATTTTAAACAAGTCATGACGCGCGTTCATACTGTCATCGACAAAATTGAGCCACATGACTCTGTTGAACGTTATTCGTCGTTAGGTGTGAACTGCGTATCTGGTGAAGCGCGTATCTTGTCGCCATGGGAAGTAGAAGTAAACGGTGAGCGCATTACCACCCGAAACATCGTGATTGCGACGGGTGCTCGCCCACTGGTTCCTAATATTCCGGGTCTACAAGATGTTAACTACCTTACCTCAGACACTATTTGGCAGCTAAAAGAACAACCCAAGAAACTCCTTGTTCTGGGTGGCGGGCCGATTGGCTGTGAACTCGCACAAAGCTTCCAACGATTAGGCAGCCAAGTTACCTTGGTCGAAATGGTTGACCAACTGCTTATCCGCGAAGATGCTGATGCCGCAGAGTTAGTGCATAGCAAATTACAAAGTGACGGCGTCGAGGTCAAACTAAACCACAAAGCCTTACGCTTTGAATCTATCGAGCAGGATGATGGCTCTCGCATCCAACGTGCTTACCTTGAGCACCAAGGGCAGACTGTCACCACTGACTTTGACTATGTCATGCTCGCGCTTGGGCGTGTTGCTAACGTACAAGGTTTTGGCTTAGAAGAACTCGGCATTACCACAAGCGAGCGCGGCACAGTAGAAGTGAACGACTACCTGCAAACAAAATACCGCAATATCTTTGCTGTTGGCGACGTTGCAGGGCCTTTTCAACTGACTCACGCTGCTGCGCATCAAGCATGGTTTGCGGCGGTAAATGGCCTGTTTGGGCAATTTAAAAAATTCAAAGCCGATTATTCGGTACTGCCCGCAGCCACCTACACATCACCAGAGGTTGCTCGTGTGGGGATCAATGAAAAAGAAGCCAAAGCGCAAGGCATTCAATACCAAGTCATTACTTACGGTATTGATGATTTAGATAGAGCGATCACAGACGGTGAAGATTATGGCTTTGTCAAAGTCATCACACCCAAGGGCAAAGACACTATCTTAGGCGCAACAATTGTTGGGAGTAATGCTGGTGAAATGTTAGCTGAATTCACCCTAGCAATGCGTCACAACTTGGGGTTAAACAAGATCTTAGGTACAGTTCACCCTTATCCAACCATGAGCGAAGCCACAAAATACGCAGCGGGACAATGGAAGCAGGCTAATGCCCCTAAAATGCTGTTAAACTGGGTCGAGAAATACCACGAATGGATGCGCCAAGGTAAAAAGCAGCCTGTCGCAAATCAAGCAGCCGAGCCGCTAAAAGAAAATAAGGATATGTAA
- a CDS encoding ABC transporter substrate-binding protein — translation MTLLTALTIAASASTAYAEAPSMATEQDWQQVLQQAKGETVYFNAWGGSQEINEYLRWASRELQSRYNVTLKQVKVADIAETTQRLLAEKTAGKNNDGSVDLVWINGENFRSMKHSNLLYGPFVSSLPNWALVDKRLPVDVDFTEPTEGLEAPWGVGQLVYIHDTKQLNNPPKNFSELLSLAKAYPGQISYPQPPEFHGSSFLKAALIALTNQPERLATAIDATQQTELFQQITSPLWAYLDQLHPVAWKQGKQFPSGSPQTIQLLDDRQLLMAITFNPNAANAAIENGKLPETAQAYAFDQGALSNIHFLAIPWNATAKAGAKVAINFLLSPEAQMRKADTRIWGDPSVLKEEALPAGERGFALFKPISEPHPSWQIALEQEWQKRYGH, via the coding sequence ATGACACTACTGACCGCCTTAACCATAGCGGCAAGTGCAAGTACAGCCTATGCGGAAGCACCTTCAATGGCAACCGAACAAGATTGGCAGCAAGTACTTCAACAAGCCAAAGGTGAAACGGTTTACTTTAATGCGTGGGGCGGTAGCCAAGAAATCAACGAATATCTACGTTGGGCTTCTCGCGAACTACAGTCGCGTTACAACGTCACGCTAAAGCAGGTGAAAGTTGCTGACATTGCAGAAACCACGCAGCGTTTACTTGCAGAAAAAACCGCAGGGAAAAATAACGATGGCAGCGTTGATCTGGTGTGGATCAACGGCGAAAACTTCCGCTCGATGAAACACAGTAATCTTTTATATGGGCCATTTGTATCTTCATTACCTAATTGGGCGTTGGTCGATAAACGCTTGCCTGTTGATGTTGATTTCACCGAACCGACTGAAGGGTTAGAAGCCCCTTGGGGAGTGGGACAGTTAGTCTATATTCATGACACCAAGCAATTAAATAACCCGCCTAAGAACTTCTCTGAGTTATTGAGCCTAGCTAAAGCCTACCCCGGTCAGATTAGTTATCCTCAACCTCCAGAATTCCATGGCTCGAGCTTCCTGAAAGCGGCTTTGATTGCATTAACTAATCAGCCTGAACGTTTAGCCACGGCGATTGATGCGACTCAACAAACTGAATTGTTCCAGCAAATCACATCGCCACTGTGGGCGTACTTGGATCAGCTTCACCCTGTTGCATGGAAACAAGGCAAACAATTCCCATCAGGGAGTCCGCAAACCATTCAGCTATTGGATGATCGTCAATTGTTGATGGCGATTACCTTTAACCCTAATGCCGCCAATGCAGCTATAGAAAATGGAAAACTACCTGAAACCGCACAAGCTTATGCGTTTGATCAGGGGGCTCTCTCCAATATCCATTTCCTTGCTATTCCATGGAATGCTACAGCGAAAGCTGGTGCAAAAGTTGCAATCAACTTCTTGCTAAGCCCTGAAGCACAAATGCGTAAAGCGGACACCCGTATTTGGGGTGACCCATCAGTGCTTAAAGAAGAGGCCTTACCAGCAGGTGAACGTGGGTTTGCACTGTTCAAACCAATATCTGAACCACATCCAAGCTGGCAAATCGCATTAGAGCAAGAATGGCAAAAACGTTACGGCCACTAG